In Dermacentor albipictus isolate Rhodes 1998 colony chromosome 6, USDA_Dalb.pri_finalv2, whole genome shotgun sequence, the following proteins share a genomic window:
- the LOC139061139 gene encoding uncharacterized protein, producing MRRVQSPVQLPPCPRRRPAPVQPPLSLQRRSPAPKDKSCGASCARYSCFVLLAVLVTTTTLLATPALLLTRLDPWRRDHFTLDEDLRRSRDHSVHPCDDFYRHVCSNWDANAPRGSPPLRKYKAIFESHVVKHNLLRSIPKYSHRARDKATALLLKCFSRGGRQSSWTIPKFLQEVGLPWPHKSPASRPELLGTLVKSSLRFGIQIFWAFFVGRHPSRPNQNTIYTTLDERCTDWIGNFERLRDYAKHHDYLRRCAEILGGTGQSYSRMIEAVTVAHTDIAQLVFRLWDPHAVPAFLDLGDHELRRALNGHLADDSQFWPEDKIVNLQPKLFAQLNATHFSHDNFTENFKLFLGAYAVWLLSPYASRYLTTYMLEDMGLAAYERSYWRHKCMLTLEETLPLVKWKLEQEGSVDKVYTSKMLHLAKRPINAFIALYGDALENYFADAMAGVVVNARNMTLTWHMLDRTYAYVPFDTRAGLFDLYIRICTAGMNILKKSLRHPRQTALHAPGIATYGLYRILVAREVVVPSYMRALPLFDARHPLPVLVALIGTHISKQMATLGRFILFYDENFVPNNLPIFSQLGMLFSDMQRYEVMVNNSGYLDDHYAHERRELTVAGWATRLASSIPRLPEARAIAKATRAANSRDGRRPSFGGVPEDQLYFLVTCFAHCGAYGRAIQLQKVICNAVLPAVAAFRQAFKCQPHHLLMTDFTWPEPPNETSSASV from the exons ATGCGACGCGTCCAGAGCCCCGTGCAGCTGCCACCGTGTCCTCGGCGCCGTCCTGCGCCCGTCCAGCCGCCGCTATCGCTACAGCGCCGCAGTCCTGCCCCCAAGGACAAGTCCTGCGGGGCGTCCTGCGCGCGCTACTCTTGCTTCGTGCTGCTCGCCGTCCTCGTCACGACGACCACGCTGCTAGCCACGCcggcgctgctgctgacgcgGCTCGATCCGTGGCGGCGGGACCACTTCACGCTGGACGAAGACCTGCGACGCTCGCGCGACCACAGCGTGCACCCGTGCGACGACTTCTACCG GCACGTCTGCAGCAACTGGGACGCCAATGCGCCACGTGGCAGCCCGCCACTGCGCAAGTACAAAGCCATTTTCGAGAGTCACGTGGTCAAGCACAACCTATTGCGTTCCATCCCCAAGTATTCGCACAGGGCCCGAGACAAGGCAACGGCGCTGCTGCTCAAGTGTTTCAGCCGG GGCGGCAGGCAGAGCTCATGGACTATTCCGAAATTTTTGCAAGAGGTGGGGCTTCCCTGGCCGCACAAGTCCCCAGCCTCGAGACCCGAGCTCCTCGGCACACTCGTCAAGTCGTCATTACGCTTCGGCATACAAATATTCTGGGCCTTTTTCGTGGGTCGTCATCCATCGCGCCCGAACCAGAACACCATTTACACGACCTTAGACGAACGGTGCACCGACTGGATCGGGAACTTCGAGCGGCTCAGAGATTATGCCAAACACCACGATTATCTCAGACGCTGCGCTGAAATCCTGGGCGGCACCGGGCAGTCGTACTCGCGGATGATCGAGGCCGTAACGGTGGCGCACACTGATATCGCACAACTGGTTTTCCGCTTGTGGGACCCGCATGCCGTTCCAGCGTTCCTTGACCTCGGTGACCACGAGCTTCGCCGAGCCCTCAACGGTCATCTTGCGGACGATTCGCAATTCTGGCCCGAAGACAAGATTGTGAACTTGCAGCCCAAGCTATTCGCTCAGCTGAACGCAACCCACTTCAGCCACGACAATTTCACCGAGAACTTCAAGCTCTTCCTCGGTGCGTATGCGGTGTGGTTGCTGTCGCCGTACGCCTCGCGTTACCTCACCACCTACATGCTGGAGGACATGGGCCTCGCAGCCTATGAGCGAAGCTACTGGCGCCACAAGTGCATGCTGACGCTCGAGGAGACCCTGCCGCTGGTCAAGTGGAAGCTCGAACAAGAAGGTTCGGTTGACAAGGTTTACACGTCGAAAATGCTGCACCTCGCCAAGCGACCCATCAACGCCTTCATCGCTCTATATGGTGACGCTCTCGAGAACTATTTTGCAGACGCTATGGCTGGTGTTGTCGTCAACGCCCGCAACATGACTCTTACGTGGCACATGCTGGACCGGACATACGCCTATGTACCTTTCGACACCAGGGCGGGGTTGTTCGACCTGTACATACGCATATGCACCGCGGGCATGAACATCCTCAAGAAGTCGTTGCGCCACCCTAGGCAGACCGCTCTTCACGCGCCAGGGATCGCTACCTACGGACTGTACCGCATCCTCGTGGCTAGGGAAGTCGTGGTCCCCAGCTACATGAGGGCGCTACCACTGTTCGATGCGCGCCACCCATTGCCTGTCCTTGTGGCCTTGATCGGCACCCATATCTCGAAGCAGATGGCCACTCTAGGGAGATTCATCCTGTTCTATGATGAAAACTTTGTG CCCAATAACCTCCCCATCTTCAGCCAGCTCGGAATGCTGTTCTCGGACATGCAACGTTACGAGGTGATGGTGAACAACAGCGGCTATCTCGATGACCACTACGCGCACGAGAGGCGGGAGCTCACCGTGGCCGGCTGGGCGACCCGTCTCGCCAGCAGCATCCCGCGCCTGCCCGAGGCCCGAGCCATCGCGAAGGCCACGAGGGCGGCGAACAGCCGAGACGGCAGGCGCCCGTCTTTCGGCGGCGTCCCCGAGGACCAGCTCTACTTTTTGGTCACGTGCTTCGCGCACTGCGGTGCCTATGGTCGCGCCATCCAGTTGCAG AAGGTCATCTGCAACGCGGTCCTGCCTGCGGTAGCAGCGTTCCGGCAAGCCTTCAAATGTCAGCCGCATCATCTACTCATGACAGACTTCACCTGGCCAGAACCACCCAACGAGACAAGCAGTGCTTCTGTGTAG